Proteins encoded within one genomic window of Episyrphus balteatus chromosome 1, idEpiBalt1.1, whole genome shotgun sequence:
- the LOC129906726 gene encoding uncharacterized protein LOC129906726 — MYSSTVLSVFLVLAIVAPTTLAYPAEADNQTIVDVITVDDVSNLKDLSQGAKLIPLSQSRATKGTIVYTLGQRVSLDKLVGQGANSQSYKSPQNVRLQIQYPNNPNGGDIVTYVRIDVDQSSNDGQAYVLSGGIGQRRIIIIVEAYNTLWFNYNVAIYAKK; from the exons ATGTATTCTTCAACTGTATTAAGTGTTTTTCTTGTTCTTGCAATTGTTGCTCCAACAACTCTTGCCTATCCCGCTGAAGCAGACAATCAGACAATTGTCGATGTAATCACTGTTGATGATGTTTCCAATCTGAAGGACCTTTCACAAGGAGCCAAGTTAATTCCTTTGAGTCAAAGTCGGGCAACTAAGGGTACCATTGTGTACACTCTTGGGCAGCGTGTTTCAT tgGATAAACTAGTTGGCCAAGGAGCAAATTCACAATCATACAAATCACCACAAAACGTTAGACTGCAAATTCAGTATCCTAACAATCCAAATGGCGGAGATATTGTAACTTATGTTCGAATTGATGTTGACCAAAGCTCTAATGATGGACAAGCTTATGTTTTGAGCGGCGGAATTGGACAGCgcagaattattattattgttgaagCATACAACACTCTTTGGTTTAATTATAATGTTgcaatttatgcaaaaaaatga
- the LOC129907677 gene encoding uncharacterized protein LOC129907677: MASNTSNILLSNNTFCDGHCYEIVLRDFKSSIVTKYPQFYAENKTSLNMLSTFDPMPVEIIQKNDGELIVNVPGYAEPLVKYLDPKPVISSFLALVLVLKPQQSGSTTANSMKIPTKRPKRCVTVELKMSAVLIQEELQK, translated from the exons ATGGCTAGCAACACTTCCAACATATTGCTTTCAAATAATACATTTTGTGATGGTCATTGTTATGAAATCG TTCTTCGTGATTTTAAGTCGTCAATTGTGACAAAATATCCTCAGTTTTATGCAGAAAATAAGACGTCTCTTAACATGTTATCGACTTTTGATCCAATGCCAGTTGaaataattcaaaagaatg atggaGAGTTGATTGTAAATGTACCAGGTTATGCAGAACCTCTTGTGAAATATTTGGATCCAAAACCTGTGATATCAAGTTTTTTAGCTTTGGTTCTGGTTCTAAAACCCCAGCAAAGTGGTTCTACAACTGCGAATTCAATGAAAATT CCAACAAAGAGGCCCAAAAGATGTGTGACTGTGGAGTTAAAAATGTCAGCAGTATTAATTCAGGAGGAGCTGCAGAAATAA